The genomic region CCAAAACGGTAACTAAGCGTGGCTTTGCCACTGAGGAGTCTTCTTCCTTGGTCATATCCTTCTGGCTGCCACTCCTCTTAGCCCTACAATACTTTAACCACTCCTGTTGGTTCTCTTCCATATGGGAAAGTATTTTGTCTGATTCTTCAGACTGGATGGTGACTGATGAGGAAGTGCCTTGCTTGTTGAAGTCCAAAACCGCATCAAATTCCCTTTGCTCCCATTCCTGAGACTGGCGTAAAGAGTTGATGAAGTCAAGTCTTGTTTTATTTAACCGGAATTTACTTCTTAAATGTTTGTCATCTGATATCCAATTGGTCTCTAAACTGGATTCAATGTTGTCTTTATCTACTGAAGGTGCCTCATTTTCACCCATAACATCCTCATCATCACCCATAACATTCTCATCAGCCATAACATCCTCATAATCTTGCAAACCTGCAATCTGTCTCATCTCTGTGGCATACTGTGTGTTATAAGGGTGAACATTAGTGTTTGAGCGGACAGGGGTATCGGTTTGTTTGCTTTTTAGGACATCTGAAGACATAGGGTCAATATCTGTTTGTCCTTCTTCCCAGTTGTACTGTCCTCTGCTGTCCTCATTCGTGGAGACATTCACAATCATGGCAGGTTTCTGGCTGTTTGGCTGGGGCTGAGTAAAACTGTGCACTGAAAAGTTCTGAGGAGCTGCTGTAGGTTCACTGCTCGCTGGAATACTCAGACGGGTGGACTGTAGGATGAGCTCACTTAAATCAGGACGCAAGCAAGTCTCTCTTTCTAAAGCAATTTCACTAAAGTTCCCAGCTAATGTTGTTTCATTGGACAGGACTTCCGGGTGGATTGATGGCACAGAGAAGGCAGCTTTCTCTGTTAAAGAACAGTGGGTGTTGGGAAACGAGTAAGAGAAACTATGCAGCGCATGGCGACTTGAATGAGCATGCAGGTCTGGTTCAACAGCGGAAAGTCGCGTATTTGAATATGGATCGTCATCGCTTCTTTCCTTTAAAGAAGATGAGGGAGTGTTGAGAGGTGTGCTAGTGGCGATTGGGTTCTTGCGAGGATCAGCCAATAATTGAGAGAACCGATTATCAATGGCTTCCAGATTATTTGGTTTGTTATTGTTGCTGGATTTATGCAGATTGTGCAACCCAGTAGCAGCCCTAGCTTTATAGAGACTAAGACTTGGTTCATGATGATCCTTTTCATTTTCAATGAGCGTAAGACCACTATCGAGGTTGGGACTGTTGGTGTCTTTCGCATCGGGCAACAAAACAGTGTTAGGTGTGTGATGGTCACAAGAAAATCCTGGAACGAAAGGTGGCTCGTCTTCTGTAGGAGTTGGGCATCTGCCGTAACCTTCCCCAGTGCCGAGGGGTTTGCTGACCCCATCGTCATCACAGATGGCCAAGGAGGCACTGCAGATGTCAGGAATGGGGATGGAACCATACAGCACCTCATCCACAGTTGGGCATCGACTGACAGATTCTGTTCCCTTTGAAAATATTTTTGCTAGcagttcacctgataacacaTTAGCACTATCACAGACTGTGATCAATGTCTCTTTCTGACTTGGGGGAGAATCATGCACCTCTGTGTAATTGATATCCTGGCTATTCTTCTCTACTCCAATAAATGGTATTTCTACTCCAATAAATGGAATTTCTACCTGACCTTGCGCCATCTCTGATGCCTCACCTATTGAATGTAGAACATCTGTGTGTGCGATGTCTTCACTGGGAATCAGTGGTATTTCTACCTGACCTGTCAGTCTTTCTAATGTCTCGTCTTGAGAATGTTGGGACCCTGGCGGGAATGTTGTGGAACTTTGAGTTGTGACATCATCAGATTTACTCTGACCCTGCATCAATTCTTTTTCCTGTTCTTTAGTTTGTACATCAGACTCATTTATTTCATGTCTAGCCACTCCTAAAACATTATTGGGCTGAATGAGTGTGTCAAACTCGCCTCCAAAAGGCATGTTCCCATCGCATACTGGAAATACTTGCGTGGGCAGTACATCTTTACATTTAATCTCACCATGCATCTCTGGCAGTACTCTGCTAGTCCCGGCagaaacatctccaccctgccCCATTGGTAGTTCCTCATCCGTGGAACCATTTATATCATGCACTACAGTGGGTTCTACATCCATGTACAGCTTGCCATTACATTTCACAGGTAGTGTCGTATCTCTCAGATCATTTCCACCATGCACCACTGCCAGTGTTGCTTTTTGGGAATCATTTTCAGTATGTGAGATCTCTGGTAGTGTCTCAGCCTCAGACGTGTTCCCATCACACACCACGGGTGGTGTTTTATCCCCTGAATCTTCTCCGCAAATCACCGCTGGTAGGGTCTCATTTCTAGTATCATTCCCATCCTGCATTGCAGTTCGCACCTGGTCTTTGGTATTTCCATAATCTCTGGGAACATTTTCACTGTGCACTGCTTTGAGTGCCTTATCGTTATCAATGAAATCCTTCCCAACATGCACAGCAGTTTGTGCTTTAGTAATTTCCTTGTTTGTGGTATCTTTCCCAGCATGCACTGCTTCTGGTTTTGCTGGTTCAACAGAATCCTTCACGTTGTGATCTGCTTTGTGCAACTCCTCTTTTGACTCACTGCCATCACAGATGACAACGTGAGCCCCATCTCTGGCTTCATTTGCATTACGCTCAGCTGTGTCAGGCATATTGGCAGCATCACCATCCATCTGCACTTCTGTGCATGGCATTGTTTTGACTGAATCGTTATCTTTAAGTTGTTGCTCCTTATTGACATCCTTAGAGCCCATGGTTTTAAGACACACTGCGCTTGGTTCTCCATCACCCatcatctcctcctccttttgGAGGAGCTTTTTGTTGTTGCCTTCCAAAACCGGAGCAGTTTGAGTCTCCAGGAGCGTTTTGTTGTTGCCTTCCAAAACCTGAGCAGTTTGAGTCTCCAGGAGCGTTTTGTTGTTGCCTTCCAAAACCTGAGCAGTTTGAGTCTCCAGGAGCGTTTTGTTGTTGCCCTCCAAAACCTGAGCAGTTTGAGTCTCCAGGGGCTTTTCTTGATGAATGTACACACTTGCTGCCTGTTCACACAAAAGTATGTACGATCGATCACTTTCCAAAGTTCTTTCGTAAGGGGACACACCATTTTGGAGGGTACCCTTGCTGTCATTCTCATGGTTGTTGGTTTCATAGTCTTCATCATCACCCAGGTCACTTGATTTTTCTGACATCGCGCTGTCCACACGGTCTCTGTAAACCTGTAGAGAAAGAGAACACCAAGATAAATCAATTAATCAttgcaacaacaaacaaaaaaagtctACAAAAGATTTATTGGAAAACATATGTGgtttaaatatataatatatttgttTTCCAACCTTTAACTCAACATTTGTACTTTGTTGTGGACAAGAGATGGTTTCATTGTGCAGGCCAGTTGCTGGTAGGTATGATGGATGATTTTTCAAATCTATTCTCCGCTTAGACTCTGTGTCGAGAGAGTCTAGCGCAGTTGAGGTTGTTTTCATTGAAAGGTCCAATACCTCAGCTTCCAAGCTTAATGGTTGTGCTTTTTCTTTACCCATTTTACTAAGGTCCAAAACGTCAGGTTCTGGTATCCTGGAGAGGGCTATATAAGCAGGGGAACTTGTCTTGGTCCCAAGTGGAACCTGGGCTGGTACCATTCCATGAGCCACTTCTATAGAATCCTTTTTTTCCAAACATGTTAGACTTGAGTCTGCCTGGCAGAACCTCGCAGTGGACCTACTGTAGAAAAGACCTATCCACATGTGGATAATGAGCTGAACCTGTTCCTTTGTGTCCTTAATGTCAAAATCCCATGGGCTGTACAGAGAGGGAGTGCAGAGGGATGAAGGGAAAGGACAGAGAAAAATCAGAGTTTTAATTTGCAAATCCAGGCAAAACAATTAGTCAACCACTGTGAGTAATATAGTATCAGCTTTTGGTCTCTAGCAAACTCTTCAGTTATCCTTTCTTCTAGCTACTGTATGCATAACTAATCAAACTGAAGACATTAGTATTTAAGTTAGTGATTGTAAGTACATACCCATGTAGGGCTCTAATAACTGTTTTATCCTTAGGGTCGTTGGTAAACTTGCTGTCTGAATTAAAGTTATAGTTTTCCTTCCACAGTCTTGTCACTTGAACTGAGCCATCTTTTTCAATGAACCGCCGGAAGCGATGGAACTTCTGCCTGCACCCGATTCCTCTGCTCAGGGATTCCCGAGCCAATCCCGGTTCCTTCCTGTTCTGGTCCTTCTGCTGATACAGGAAGGCCCGTAGTGTTTGAGTTCCGTCAGCAAAGATATCCTTGCGATGCTGCTGAAGTCCCTCCGAAATGGGGACTTGAACGATTGAACCTGACAAACCCAATAGTAGAGAGGATGGCGGCAGTGAGTATGAATGCTCTTGTGAGACTAACACAACCCGCTCCCCACTCCCCACCACCAGCCCCTTGGGTGACGGAGACTGAGGGGGGAGTTTAAGCCTAGCAGCAGAAGGGTGCTTCAGCAGAGCAGGAAGGACAAACTCTGGCTCACCATCTGGATCATGAGGAGAGATGCCATCTTTGACACTGTTGTCACTTATCACCAAACTTGGGTGGTCATCTTGTTTCTCAAGAGCCTTTGGGTCTGACTGTTGTTCTAGTACCTTGTCATTACTGGTACTGCGAGCCAAATCGGCCAATAGGGTCAGAGACTCTGCAGGTGGGCACGATACAGCGCTGGCACCTTCGCAGGGCCTACTCCTACTGACAACACGGCTGACATCCGGGTCAAGTATCACTAGTTGGGAGGATATAGCTACTGTCTCCCTTTCTAAAGCAGCTGGTGAGCGATAATGCAACCACCCTGTAGAAACAAAAGACACAAAGGAGCGCATGGTGATGAGCAATACCTACATGGCTGTAAAGCAGTCCCCCTGCATGCATATTGTTTAGTAAagatctttatttttattttttttacttttttgaaGTTGATAATGTTTTTCTTGCAATAGTAAGAAATATCCTCGCCAACCCACTGAACCTAATTTTAACACGATCTGTAATAGATGCAACGTTATGTTCAACAGGGGGACCGCAGCAATAGGGGAGCTAGCCAATCAACACACAGCAAGATGAGTCAGAGGCGCCAGCAagaggtcccagatctgtttgtgctgtcttgccacgTGCGTTACAATGACCGTAGGGGAtggcacaaactgatctgggaccaggcaagcAAGAGGCCATTAGCACGTTACTTCAGAATGCCGCTTTGCAGTTCAGATGAAGAAGGAAATATAGAAACGGAATCGTCAGGAATTCAAGACAACCGGATTATTTCGGGCATATTTCAACATTTCAGCGCATATATTAACTGTAATCACAAGTCAATGATGAAGAACATTGCTATCTAATTTAGCATTTGGGTTTAATGAGAACAAAAGAAAATCCATCTGCATGTTCTGTTATTTGCATAACGTGTGAAGTTCACAACAACCACGAACTTCCCCAAAAGGAACTTACATTTTTTCCTAATGGAGTCTGCGTGTTCGTGTGTCTTTTTGAATGGTCTCCTCTGACTCGCCAAGATGATTGCTGTTGAAGGTGAGCTAGGCAACGCCTCAGACGTTTGGTCAGATGTGGCTTGAGGTGGTACCAGGTCCAGTCTGCTCTGAATATCTTTCTTTAATGGAATATCACTTTTTTCCGGAGATTTGTCCACATCATTATGCAACTCCGTAGGAGTCAAGCCTAATGCTAGTGCAAACTTTGGGTCTAGGCCAAATGCCTGTTCCTTTGCAACTTCAACAGCACCTGTGGTTCTGTCTGGGTTGGCTTTGTTGATATTAACATTTTCCATTTCATCCATGCCAGGAGTATCAGCCTTGCTTTTCTTGTTCACGGGTGATGTTTGATCTTCTGGAGCAGGATTGATGGGTTtatttctctttccccctcttgaAAGGACTGTCTTTAGTTGACTGAGGGATATTGCGACATATTGACGCTTCTTTTTGTGTTTTCCTGAGGAAGGAGAATCCGTGTCTTTGTTCAGGAGCAGTTCTGTGGGATTCAGAGAGGCCATCTTGCCTACATCAGCCATTTTGACCTCATGCAgactgtctttactgtctaacATCCCTATGGGCATATCATTGTTCTCATCTGACTTGTTCAACTCCAGGTTaggtccatctcctgtttctatGGGTTGGGGGACTTTGATACAAGCTTCAACCATCATCTCGTCAGCACATTGTTTGTGATCTAACACTTTCCCCTTAACTTTCAAAGATTCTATATCCTTGGCGATAACTTCTGAACCGTGAGGGACAAAAATTCTACCACATTCGGAGATGATTGCCTTCAAGTCCCATCGTTCGGTCTTCTTTTTCAAAGGATGGTCGTCATGAATCAAATCCATACTTTCTTTATTTCTCAATGGGTGATAGTGGATTAAATCCTTGCTTTTCATTTTCAATGGGGGATCTTGGATCAAATTCATCAATTCTCTTGGCATTTTCAATGGGTGAACTTGGGTCACATCCATCTTTTCCTTCTTTTTCAATGGGGGATCTTGGATCAAATTCATCAATTCTCTTGGCATTTTCAATGGGTGAACTTGGGTCACATCCATCTTTTCCTTCTTTTTCAATGGGGGATCTTGGATCAAATTCATCAGTTCTCTTGGCATTTTCAATGGGTGAACTTGGGTCACATCCATCTTTTCCTTCTTTTTCAATGGGGGATCTTGGATCAAATTCATCAATTCTCTTGGCATTTTCAATGGGTGAACTTGGGTCACATCCATCTTTTCCTTCTTTTTCAATGGGGGATCTTGGATCAAATTCATCAGTTCTCTTGGCATTTTCAATGGGTGAACTGGGGTTACATCCATCCTTTCCTCCTTTTGCAATGGGTTAACTTTAAATAAATCCATCCGTTCCTTCCTCTTTTTCAATAGGTAGACTTCACTTGAATCCATACTTTCCATgtcctctttttctttctcttcaAAGTCAGCCACTGTAGACCTCAAGATCCTTTTACAAAATccgctaaatctatgacgtttcCTTGGCCGTTTCCTCCAATCAGATATAGAGGAATGACTGACCTCTGTGGGTTTTGAAGGCTGATTGGCCTTGCCACGTTGTCCATTGAGAGCACTCCCACCCTTATCCTGTACTTTGGCGCAAGGCAAACTGGAGGAGTTATTTGTGGTGGACTCATTGTGAGGTAAAACAGTTGCAGTTCTTTCAGTGGCAGTGATGACTAACACTGTTGGGAGGTCACCTGATGCAGGTGAGTTTGAAACCTCTGTCACCTCTGTAGCCTTTTTCATCACTCTCATACTGGCTATTCCAAAAGCCTTTGACGACACTGCAAGCTGGGAAAGATCAGAGGGAACCTCCTCTTGCACCTCCTTCTGAGGCAAAGTTCTCCTATTAACCTCTACGCCTGCCTCTGGTGCCTTGCTGTTGGGCTTGGTCGCCAGGGCCGGACTGGGTTTCCTCAAGACCTCTGCAGAGACTGGAGGCTGTGAAACACCAGAGGGCATATCCTTTTGCACCTCCTTCAGGGACAAGTTAGTCTCTTCCTTCGCTACTCCTACCTCTGGTGCGTTGCAGTCTGCCTTGCCCAATGCTGCCAGGTCAGCTTTCCTCAAGTCCTCTGCAGAGACTGCAGGCTCTAAAAGATCAGAATGCACCTTTTCTTGTACATCAACTTCAACCTCCTCTGGGATCAAACTTGTCCCTTCATCCTCTGTTCTTACCCCTGGTGCATTACAGTCAGCCTTGGTCTTCCCAGGTTTTTCAGAGTCATCTGCCGACACAGAAGGCTGAGAAAGATTAGAGGTGAGCTCCTCCTGCACCTCTTTTGGAGGCAAAGTTGTCCCTGGTGCTTTACTGTGTGCCTTGTTCAAGCCAGGTTTCGCAAAATCCTCTGCAGGGATTAGAGGCTTGCTAACATCAGAGGGCAACCTTTCTTGCACTTCCTTCAAAAGCAAGTTATTCCCTTCCTTTACTGCTTTGTCTGGTGCATTACTGTCTTCCATAGTCTTACCAGGTTTCTCAAAGTCCTCCATTGACACTGCAAGTGCTTTACTAAAGTCAGCTGTGTCTCCTGGGGACTTTCCCCCTGACTGCTGCTCCTCTGGGCCACCCAGACTAGCAGGACTCATGGGGGACCCCTCTGGAGATGACAGACAGTAGTAGACATCATCATCCGGCTCATCTCCTCGCTCCTCTCGCCCTGCCACCAGAAGCTCCGTGGCTCTGGACACCGACAGCTCAAAGGAGCCCGGCTGGTGGAAATAAGATTTGAGACGTTTCCATCCCATCTCAGTCCACTTGGGGGCGGAGTATAGGTATTTGAGGGCGTCGGGAACATCAAACTGATCTGGGAAGATGCTGGCCTCCCTGGATGGACTGATGGTAAGCCCAGGGTGGATGAGGGAAGCGTAGCTCTGGATATGCTGCTCTAGTAAACCACGTAGCTCCCCGCTTGGTGAAGGGAGGCACTTTTCCACCTCTGTCTCTGCGTAGTTCAGTGCTGGCACCACCTGGAGGCACTCTGGTGAGAGGAAGTGCTTCTTCCAGCAGACCTTGGTGTCTGtggtaaaaaaatacatttaaaattaaTATGGCATTACATAAAGATACATTACAAAAGATTAGATAAAAATCACTACTGTATACAAGGGCATAAGTGTTCACAAATTAAAGTTGGCCACACACCTCTATGTATAGCTCTGGAGTCTGGAAACACAAACATCCCCTGCAATACCTCTGGCTTACTGGACCCAGTATCTGGAAATATACAATTATAATGTCACGTTAGAAGCTAAATATCTATCTACAATATCTAAATACAGTATGTTGTGTATACAGGTTCTGTCTTACCTTCATATGTGAGGAAGTGAGATGAATGTAACAGTATAAGAAAACCATTATCATTCAGTTGTATTGTGAGGGCCTGTTAGTAAGAAAAATATAATTAATTTGAATCAAAGTCTGACAAGGCAACAACATACTGCATTCCGTTCTTTCAATAGTCCGTGAGCCAAATTTCAAAACAATGAAAGCTCACCAGGTCTTTCTCCTTGAGGCCCTGtgtgagctgagagagagaggtgtcttcaGCCTCACTGGGTGAAAGCTCATACAGACTACAACCCATTCCTTCCAGAGACACTGAAAAACAGTACATCTCAATATAATAAATTACTCCTAGTGTGTAAAGTTAGTTATTGcaagaaaatacaaaatacagaAAAAAAGGTGATAATTTAGACATTCAGCATTCCATTGTAAAGAACGAAAAATAAACCTGTGTAAAGCTAAtataatatgccatttagcagaagcttttatccaaagtgactcacagtcatgcgtgcatacatttcaTGCATGGGTGgccccgggaatcaaacccataaTCCTGACGTTGCAAGCGTCATGCTCTACCACTGAGCCATACACACTCAATAAATTCTGTTATCAAAGCTGAATAAATAAACAGTTTCATCTTTATTCAGATAAGCAACACCTAAACATTTCCTGAGAAGGTTTTGTTTGTGGTGACACTGCTCAAACAAAATGCTATCAAAATGAAACCCCCTTTTGAGTACATTTACaaaacttcttcgggatcggtgtcaTTTCCAcgagacggttgagctaatgcgattagcatgagattgtaagtaacaagaacatttcccaggacatagacatatctgatattggcagaaagcttaaattcttgttaatctaactgcactgcaatttacagtagctattacagtgaaataatatcatgctattgttcgaggagagtgcacaattttgaacatgaaaagttattaataaacaaattaggcacatttgggcagtcttgacacAAAGTGTTGAatagaaatacaatggttcattggatcagtggAAACTTTGCACATATACTGCTGcgatctagtggccaaaatcgaaattgcacctgggctggaatgatacattatggtctttctcttgcatttcaaagatgatggtacaaaaaaatacaaaagaatagTTGGTTtattctttgtattatcttttaacaGATCTATCATGTTATATtctcctttcacatttccacaaactgcaaagtgtttcctttcaaatggtgccaagaatatgcatatccttgcttcaggtcctgagctacaggcagttagatttgggtatgtcattttaggcaaaaattgaagaAATGGgtggatccttaagaggtttaatTTTAAACATGACTGTACCTTCACCGGAGAAACAGGTTTCAAATATAGCCTTCGGTAATTTCTGCCTCAGATCTGACATTCGAATTGCTCCGTTAACTGACATCATTGTTGGACTGCAATCAACCAAAAGGAAGGAAGTGTGATTCATGTGACATTCTCAAGTTATGTTACCACATAAAAACAGAATAAAATGGTGAGGTACTGAAATGTGCTTTTAGATTTTCCCGTTGCGTTTTTCAAtggtgtgccctactgaacacgaCCCACACCCAAGTCAATTGGAGATAGATTTAGAAGATATTTTTTAAAGTCATATCATAGGGAGAGACAGTACACCTTCACAGGGTTGCATTGAACTTACAGTTTAGCTGGGATTAGGGGTCCTGTGCTGGACTTCAGACCCACATGGTAGATTTGAGAGCTGATTTGGAGCTGGCCCCTCCACGGATAGTAGTGAAAGACTGTAATCGCATTCCGTTAccattatcagaacattatccAAAAGCACCAGTGCAGTGTTACAATACACACAAAAAGTCAAATTCATATGGATAAAACACTAGACAAAGACACATTGAAAAGTAGCCTTCAGTTCATTGCTCACCTGTTTTTTCTTCCTCACTAAAAAGACAGggagacatttttattttattaaatcaTGATAACAGTTTAATTCCTTTTTTCACCTAATATTTTCTATTGAGCATAATGTCGTTTGTGACAAACCCCacgaggggaaagagggaagtgtaccttttctccttctcctctgatGCGGGTGTCTTGGTATCCCAATAGGAGAAAGCCACGATAGCGAATGGGCAGACATGGCTGGGAGGCTGGACTGCCCTTCCAACAGGCAGCTCATACATGTAGTACTGCAAAGACCAACACAAATCTCGTCAGCTTTGCTATTGTGTTGTATTTATCACTACTGTATCTGCAGGTGTATTTCATCAACTTTGCTAAATGCCTGTGGCAACATAACACACcatgtgagagggagggatgatggtg from Oncorhynchus masou masou isolate Uvic2021 chromosome 22, UVic_Omas_1.1, whole genome shotgun sequence harbors:
- the LOC135508980 gene encoding uncharacterized protein LOC135508980 isoform X3 codes for the protein MESDNGAVREGVLVPVLPGSKKFDNSIRPPLQNSYMYKESKQSFRYNSAFLINNATLQERYEAFRTKRRDMGYTEEEMEESYGFLLFDDENKANRVGETGVVPGHSTCTTLGDPSKGVYVSKYSDCLDLNRWYHGKSGYIAIIRLTKGRVREVTENYTVNYTSPSNGFDCHVSEQLSSVSANTSSFLAFERTQYYMYELPVGRAVQPPSHVCPFAIVAFSYWDTKTPASEEKEKSEEEKTVFHYYPWRGQLQISSQIYHVGLKSSTGPLIPAKLPTMMSVNGAIRMSDLRQKLPKAIFETCFSGEVSLEGMGCSLYELSPSEAEDTSLSQLTQGLKEKDLALTIQLNDNGFLILLHSSHFLTYEDTGSSKPEVLQGMFVFPDSRAIHRDTKVCWKKHFLSPECLQVVPALNYAETEVEKCLPSPSGELRGLLEQHIQSYASLIHPGLTISPSREASIFPDQFDVPDALKYLYSAPKWTEMGWKRLKSYFHQPGSFELSVSRATELLVAGREERGDEPDDDVYYCLSSPEGSPMSPASLGGPEEQQSGGKSPGDTADFSKALAVSMEDFEKPGKTMEDSNAPDKAVKEGNNLLLKEVQERLPSDVSKPLIPAEDFAKPGLNKAHSKAPGTTLPPKEVQEELTSNLSQPSVSADDSEKPGKTKADCNAPGVRTEDEGTSLIPEEVEVDVQEKVHSDLLEPAVSAEDLRKADLAALGKADCNAPEVGVAKEETNLSLKEVQKDMPSGVSQPPVSAEVLRKPSPALATKPNSKAPEAGVEVNRRTLPQKEVQEEVPSDLSQLAVSSKAFGIASMRVMKKATEVTEVSNSPASGDLPTVLVITATERTATVLPHNESTTNNSSSLPCAKVQDKGGSALNGQRGKANQPSKPTEVSHSSISDWRKRPRKRHRFSGFCKRILRSTVADFEEKEKEDMESMDSSEVYLLKKRKERMDLFKVNPLQKEERMDVTPVHPLKMPRELMNLIQDPPLKKKEKMDVTQVHPLKMPRELMNLIQDPPLKKKEKMDVTQVHPLKMPRELMNLIQDPPLKKKEKMDVTQVHPLKMPRELMNLIQDPPLKKKEKMDVTQVHPLKMPRELMNLIQDPPLKMKSKDLIHYHPLRNKESMDLIHDDHPLKKKTERWDLKAIISECGRIFVPHGSEVIAKDIESLKVKGKVLDHKQCADEMMVEACIKVPQPIETGDGPNLELNKSDENNDMPIGMLDSKDSLHEVKMADVGKMASLNPTELLLNKDTDSPSSGKHKKKRQYVAISLSQLKTVLSRGGKRNKPINPAPEDQTSPVNKKSKADTPGMDEMENVNINKANPDRTTGAVEVAKEQAFGLDPKFALALGLTPTELHNDVDKSPEKSDIPLKKDIQSRLDLVPPQATSDQTSEALPSSPSTAIILASQRRPFKKTHEHADSIRKKWWLHYRSPAALERETVAISSQLVILDPDVSRVVSRSRPCEGASAVSCPPAESLTLLADLARSTSNDKVLEQQSDPKALEKQDDHPSLVISDNSVKDGISPHDPDGSIVQVPISEGLQQHRKDIFADGTQTLRAFLYQQKDQNRKEPGLARESLSRGIGCRQKFHRFRRFIEKDGSVQVTRLWKENYNFNSDSKFTNDPKDKTVIRALHGPWDFDIKDTKEQVQLIIHMWIGLFYSRSTARFCQADSSLTCLEKKDSIEVAHGMVPAQVPLGTKTSSPAYIALSRIPEPDVLDLSKMGKEKAQPLSLEAEVLDLSMKTTSTALDSLDTESKRRIDLKNHPSYLPATGLHNETISCPQQSTNVELKVYRDRVDSAMSEKSSDLGDDEDYETNNHENDSKGTLQNGVSPYERTLESDRSYILLCEQAASVYIHQEKPLETQTAQVLEGNNKTLLETQTAQVLEGNNKTLLETQTAQVLEGNNKTLLETQTAPVLEGNNKKLLQKEEEMMGDGEPSAVCLKTMGSKDVNKEQQLKDNDSVKTMPCTEVQMDGDAANMPDTAERNANEARDGAHVVICDGSESKEELHKADHNVKDSVEPAKPEAVHAGKDTTNKEITKAQTAVHVGKDFIDNDKALKAVHSENVPRDYGNTKDQVRTAMQDGNDTRNETLPAVICGEDSGDKTPPVVCDGNTSEAETLPEISHTENDSQKATLAVVHGGNDLRDTTLPVKCNGKLYMDVEPTVVHDINGSTDEELPMGQGGDVSAGTSRVLPEMHGEIKCKDVLPTQVFPVCDGNMPFGGEFDTLIQPNNVLGVARHEINESDVQTKEQEKELMQGQSKSDDVTTQSSTTFPPGSQHSQDETLERLTGQVEIPLIPSEDIAHTDVLHSIGEASEMAQGQVEIPFIGVEIPFIGVEKNSQDINYTEVHDSPPSQKETLITVCDSANVLSGELLAKIFSKGTESVSRCPTVDEVLYGSIPIPDICSASLAICDDDGVSKPLGTGEGYGRCPTPTEDEPPFVPGFSCDHHTPNTVLLPDAKDTNSPNLDSGLTLIENEKDHHEPSLSLYKARAATGLHNLHKSSNNNKPNNLEAIDNRFSQLLADPRKNPIATSTPLNTPSSSLKERSDDDPYSNTRLSAVEPDLHAHSSRHALHSFSYSFPNTHCSLTEKAAFSVPSIHPEVLSNETTLAGNFSEIALERETCLRPDLSELILQSTRLSIPASSEPTAAPQNFSVHSFTQPQPNSQKPAMIVNVSTNEDSRGQYNWEEGQTDIDPMSSDVLKSKQTDTPVRSNTNVHPYNTQYATEMRQIAGLQDYEDVMADENVMGDDEDVMGENEAPSVDKDNIESSLETNWISDDKHLRSKFRLNKTRLDFINSLRQSQEWEQREFDAVLDFNKQGTSSSVTIQSEESDKILSHMEENQQEWLKYCRAKRSGSQKDMTKEEDSSVAKPRLVTVLDHKGNRITYENYPVLKPTASMHTWTVPDSNRQGLSSFLEFSKRWDDTHNADESDLTQSSMDLETLIFSERMNQMLKSKSSSSSRYIRSRHRRSNVEERASTSSPAVTVHFSSLQEDQDGSEEHWEAIPSLAGQKIRVEMPERMAMPEEIDGEPQHLKKLSCTKGSEMTHVKVSDLVVDSFRVYHAMMTEVCAGKKYPSRTERLKREDTKRNSSPKSRAPSKDKDFCGQMKEDMYDSLHDNLNSVVRQSCKNKFRFYILVTSSDPFFRETKELLEAEGHIAVEQSQFCLGKDSPLCPLHIILRNEDIAEHICEVPHLLELKKSQNVLFAGIDRPDDIVNLTHQELFSKGGFVVFEGAALHTLSLSNMKKMSGFLEGLSKKGKWKWLLHYRDSRKLKENARSSAEAQGKKIFMDICQEAGMVEVLPYHECDVISRERPNYLHCLVRLQVQNVSARLPVFITDTTADKAFAKHGIFTMNINSFLLISQSDTCTIS